A region of Calypte anna isolate BGI_N300 chromosome 22, bCalAnn1_v1.p, whole genome shotgun sequence DNA encodes the following proteins:
- the LOC115599550 gene encoding nodal homolog: MLQLLRAPPAPLRAPAAAALSLSPHGSQQNGSRWALSFDMSSLSSSQEVNLAQLRVHLPGIPPQISLDIYHSRRWRCRGGGTCAHQLFLGTVTGAPSPTQTSWKVFEVTNLLRSWLHQTVSPERPKGRGRWEASGSATPATITTHSPTSSNGEPALPRDVRDRVLLLVFSKDKSPGEHSLIRTAESSKHVVRDSGSQGVGSRRHRRNRMEKARMKVSELGAAVPGEESKSLCRRVDMLVDFEQTGWGSWIVYPKKYNAYRCEGKCPSPVDETFKPTNHAYIQSLLQLYKPNQVPCPSCSPVRMSPLSMLYYEKGEIVVRHHEDMVIEECGCN; encoded by the exons atgctgcagctgctccgcgcccccccggccccgctccgcgCCCCCGCAGCCGCTGCCCTCAGCCTTTCCCCGCACG GCTCGCAGCAGAACGGTTCCCGCTGGGCTCTCTCCTTCGACATGTCCTCGCtttccagcagccaggaggtGAACCTGGCCCAGCTCCGTGTCCACCTGCCCGGCATTCCCCCCCAGATTTCCCTGGATATCTACCACAGCCGGAGGTGGAGGTGCCGGGGAGGTGGGACCTGCGCCCACCAGCTCTTCCTGGGCACGGTGACGGGTGCCCCCTCTCCCACCCAAACCTCCTGGAAGGTGTTTGAGGTCACTAACCTCCTCCGGTCCTGGCTTCACCAAACGGTGTCCCCCGAGCGTCCCaagggaagggggaggtggGAGGCGAGTGGCTCGGCCACCCCGGCCACCATCACCACTCACTCGCCCACCTCCAGCAACGGGGAGCCAGCCCTGCCCCGGGACGTGAGAGACAGAGTCCTGCTGCTCGTTTTTTCCAAGGATAAGTCTCCAGGAGAACACAGCCTCATCAGGACAGCCGAGAGCTCCAAACACGTCGTGCGTGACAGCGGTTCCCAGGGCGTGGGATCCCGGCGGCACCGCAGGAACAGGATGGAGAAGGCAAGGATGAAAGTCAGCGAGCTTGGAGCCGCTGTCCCGGGAGAAGAGAGCAAATCCCTGTGCCGGAGGGTGGACATGCTGGTGGATTTTGAGCAGACGGGTTGGGGCAGCTGGATCGTCTACCCCAAAAAATACAACGCGTACCGGTGCGAAGGGAAGTGCCCGTCGCCCGTGGATGAGACCTTCAAGCCCACCAACCACGCTTACATCCAG agTTTGTTGCAGCTCTACAAACCCAACCAGGTGCCgtgtccctcctgctccccgGTCAGGATGAGTCCCCTCTCCATGCTCTACTACGAGAAAGGGGAGATCGTCGTCCGGCACCACGAGGACATGGTCATCGAGGAATGTGGCTGCAACTGA
- the LOC115599547 gene encoding set1/Ash2 histone methyltransferase complex subunit ASH2 isoform X3 yields the protein MTNYSFHCNVCHHSGNTYFLRKTNLKEMCLSALANLTWQSRTQDEHPKTMFSKDKDIIPFIDKYWECMTTRQRPGKMTWPNNIVKTMCKERDVFLVKEHPDPGSKDPEEDYPKFGLLDQDLANIGPAYDNQKQNNTVSTSGSLNGGMAAGGSGKGRGAKRKQQDGGTTGTAKKTRSDPLFSAQRLPPHGYPLEHPFNKDGYRYILAEPDPHAPDPEKLELDCWAGKPIPGDLYRACLYERVLLALHDRAPQLKISDDRLTVVGEKGYSMVRASHGVRKGAWYFEISMDEMPPDTAARLGWSQPLGNLQAPLGYDKFSYSWRSKKGTKFHQSIGKHYSAGYGQGDVLGFYISLPEDTETAKSLPDTYKDKALIKFKSYLYFEEKDFVDKAEKSLKQAPGSQIIFFKNGANQGVAFKDIFEGVYFPAISLYKGCTVSINFGPYFKYPPRDITYHPMSDMGWGAVVEHTLADVLYHVETEVDGRRSPPWEP from the exons ATGACCAACTACAGCTTCCACTGCAATGTTTGCCACCACAGTGGGAACAcctattttttaagaaaaacaa atcTCAAGGAAATGTGCCTTAGTGCTTTGGCCAACTTAACCTGGCAGTCAAGGACACAAGATGAGCACCCAAAAACCATGTTCTCCAAAGATAAG GATATTATCCCATTTATTGATAAATACTGGGAATGCATGACCACACGCCAGAGGCCTGGGAAGATGACTTGGCCTAACAATATTGTGAAAACTATG TGTAAAGAAAGAGATGTTTTCTTGGTGAAAGAGCACCCAGACCCAGGGAGTAAAGACCCAGAAGAAGATTACCCCAAATTTGGACTTTTAGACCAA GATCTTGCCAACATTGGTCCTGCTTATGACAACCAGAAGCAGAACAACACCGTGTCCACGAGTGGGAGCTTAAATG GGGGAATGGCTGCAGGAGGCAGTGGGAAGGGACGAGGAGCCAAACGCAAGCAGCAGGATGGGGGCACCACGGGAACAGCCAAGAAAACCAGGAG TGACCCCCTGTTCTCAGCTCAACGTTTACCCCCCCATGGTTACCCTCTGGAACATCCCTTCAACAAGGACGGGTACCGCTACATCCTGGCTGAGCCTGATCCCCATGCTCCCGACCCAGAAAAGCTGGAGCTGGATTGTTGGGCAGGAAAACCCATCCCTGGGGACCTCTACAGAGCCTGCCTCTATGAACGAGTCCTCCTGGCCCTGCATGACCGAG ctcctcagttGAAGATTTCTGATGACAGGCTGACAGTTGTTGGGGAGAAGGGTTATTCCATGGTGAGGGCCTCACATGGAGTCAGGAAAGGAGCCTGGTACTTTGAGATATCCATGGATGAGATGCCTCCAGACACAGCTGCCAGACTGGGCTGGTCACAGCCCTTAG GGAACCTCCAGGCCCCTCTGGGATATGACAAATTCAGCTATTCCTGGCGCAGCAAAAAGGGAACAAAGTTTCACCAATCCATAGGGAAGCACTACTCAGCTGGCTATGGGCAGGGGGATGTGCTGGGCTTTTACATCAGTCTGCCAGAAGACACAGAGACTGCCAAATCCCTGCCTGACACCTACAAAGATAAG GCTCTGATCAAATTCAAAAGCTACTTGTACTTTGAAGAGAAGGACTTTGTggacaaagcagagaagagcCTGAAGCAAGCACCTGGAAGCCAG ataaTATTCTTCAAGAATGGTGCCAACCAAGGAGTTGCCTTTAAAGACATCTTTGAAGGAGTTTATTTCCCTGCAATTTCTTTGTACAAAGGCTGCACA GTTTCTATAAATTTTGGGCCATATTTCAAGTATCCACCCAGGGATATCACATACCATCCA ATGAGTGACATGGGCTGGGGAGCAGTCGTGGAGCACACCCTGGCAGATGTCCTGTACCACGTGGAGACAGAAGTTGATGGGAGGAGAAGCCCCCCCTGGGAGCCCTAA
- the LOC115599547 gene encoding set1/Ash2 histone methyltransferase complex subunit ASH2 isoform X1 — MCLSALANLTWQSRTQDEHPKTMFSKDKDIIPFIDKYWECMTTRQRPGKMTWPNNIVKTMCKERDVFLVKEHPDPGSKDPEEDYPKFGLLDQDLANIGPAYDNQKQNNTVSTSGSLNGGASLGGGMAAGGSGKGRGAKRKQQDGGTTGTAKKTRSDPLFSAQRLPPHGYPLEHPFNKDGYRYILAEPDPHAPDPEKLELDCWAGKPIPGDLYRACLYERVLLALHDRAPQLKISDDRLTVVGEKGYSMVRASHGVRKGAWYFEISMDEMPPDTAARLGWSQPLGNLQAPLGYDKFSYSWRSKKGTKFHQSIGKHYSAGYGQGDVLGFYISLPEDTETAKSLPDTYKDKALIKFKSYLYFEEKDFVDKAEKSLKQAPGSQIIFFKNGANQGVAFKDIFEGVYFPAISLYKGCTVSINFGPYFKYPPRDITYHPMSDMGWGAVVEHTLADVLYHVETEVDGRRSPPWEP, encoded by the exons ATGTGCCTTAGTGCTTTGGCCAACTTAACCTGGCAGTCAAGGACACAAGATGAGCACCCAAAAACCATGTTCTCCAAAGATAAG GATATTATCCCATTTATTGATAAATACTGGGAATGCATGACCACACGCCAGAGGCCTGGGAAGATGACTTGGCCTAACAATATTGTGAAAACTATG TGTAAAGAAAGAGATGTTTTCTTGGTGAAAGAGCACCCAGACCCAGGGAGTAAAGACCCAGAAGAAGATTACCCCAAATTTGGACTTTTAGACCAA GATCTTGCCAACATTGGTCCTGCTTATGACAACCAGAAGCAGAACAACACCGTGTCCACGAGTGGGAGCTTAAATG GTGGAGCCTCTTTGGGAG GGGGAATGGCTGCAGGAGGCAGTGGGAAGGGACGAGGAGCCAAACGCAAGCAGCAGGATGGGGGCACCACGGGAACAGCCAAGAAAACCAGGAG TGACCCCCTGTTCTCAGCTCAACGTTTACCCCCCCATGGTTACCCTCTGGAACATCCCTTCAACAAGGACGGGTACCGCTACATCCTGGCTGAGCCTGATCCCCATGCTCCCGACCCAGAAAAGCTGGAGCTGGATTGTTGGGCAGGAAAACCCATCCCTGGGGACCTCTACAGAGCCTGCCTCTATGAACGAGTCCTCCTGGCCCTGCATGACCGAG ctcctcagttGAAGATTTCTGATGACAGGCTGACAGTTGTTGGGGAGAAGGGTTATTCCATGGTGAGGGCCTCACATGGAGTCAGGAAAGGAGCCTGGTACTTTGAGATATCCATGGATGAGATGCCTCCAGACACAGCTGCCAGACTGGGCTGGTCACAGCCCTTAG GGAACCTCCAGGCCCCTCTGGGATATGACAAATTCAGCTATTCCTGGCGCAGCAAAAAGGGAACAAAGTTTCACCAATCCATAGGGAAGCACTACTCAGCTGGCTATGGGCAGGGGGATGTGCTGGGCTTTTACATCAGTCTGCCAGAAGACACAGAGACTGCCAAATCCCTGCCTGACACCTACAAAGATAAG GCTCTGATCAAATTCAAAAGCTACTTGTACTTTGAAGAGAAGGACTTTGTggacaaagcagagaagagcCTGAAGCAAGCACCTGGAAGCCAG ataaTATTCTTCAAGAATGGTGCCAACCAAGGAGTTGCCTTTAAAGACATCTTTGAAGGAGTTTATTTCCCTGCAATTTCTTTGTACAAAGGCTGCACA GTTTCTATAAATTTTGGGCCATATTTCAAGTATCCACCCAGGGATATCACATACCATCCA ATGAGTGACATGGGCTGGGGAGCAGTCGTGGAGCACACCCTGGCAGATGTCCTGTACCACGTGGAGACAGAAGTTGATGGGAGGAGAAGCCCCCCCTGGGAGCCCTAA
- the LOC115599547 gene encoding set1/Ash2 histone methyltransferase complex subunit ASH2 isoform X2, which translates to MCLSALANLTWQSRTQDEHPKTMFSKDKDIIPFIDKYWECMTTRQRPGKMTWPNNIVKTMCKERDVFLVKEHPDPGSKDPEEDYPKFGLLDQDLANIGPAYDNQKQNNTVSTSGSLNGGMAAGGSGKGRGAKRKQQDGGTTGTAKKTRSDPLFSAQRLPPHGYPLEHPFNKDGYRYILAEPDPHAPDPEKLELDCWAGKPIPGDLYRACLYERVLLALHDRAPQLKISDDRLTVVGEKGYSMVRASHGVRKGAWYFEISMDEMPPDTAARLGWSQPLGNLQAPLGYDKFSYSWRSKKGTKFHQSIGKHYSAGYGQGDVLGFYISLPEDTETAKSLPDTYKDKALIKFKSYLYFEEKDFVDKAEKSLKQAPGSQIIFFKNGANQGVAFKDIFEGVYFPAISLYKGCTVSINFGPYFKYPPRDITYHPMSDMGWGAVVEHTLADVLYHVETEVDGRRSPPWEP; encoded by the exons ATGTGCCTTAGTGCTTTGGCCAACTTAACCTGGCAGTCAAGGACACAAGATGAGCACCCAAAAACCATGTTCTCCAAAGATAAG GATATTATCCCATTTATTGATAAATACTGGGAATGCATGACCACACGCCAGAGGCCTGGGAAGATGACTTGGCCTAACAATATTGTGAAAACTATG TGTAAAGAAAGAGATGTTTTCTTGGTGAAAGAGCACCCAGACCCAGGGAGTAAAGACCCAGAAGAAGATTACCCCAAATTTGGACTTTTAGACCAA GATCTTGCCAACATTGGTCCTGCTTATGACAACCAGAAGCAGAACAACACCGTGTCCACGAGTGGGAGCTTAAATG GGGGAATGGCTGCAGGAGGCAGTGGGAAGGGACGAGGAGCCAAACGCAAGCAGCAGGATGGGGGCACCACGGGAACAGCCAAGAAAACCAGGAG TGACCCCCTGTTCTCAGCTCAACGTTTACCCCCCCATGGTTACCCTCTGGAACATCCCTTCAACAAGGACGGGTACCGCTACATCCTGGCTGAGCCTGATCCCCATGCTCCCGACCCAGAAAAGCTGGAGCTGGATTGTTGGGCAGGAAAACCCATCCCTGGGGACCTCTACAGAGCCTGCCTCTATGAACGAGTCCTCCTGGCCCTGCATGACCGAG ctcctcagttGAAGATTTCTGATGACAGGCTGACAGTTGTTGGGGAGAAGGGTTATTCCATGGTGAGGGCCTCACATGGAGTCAGGAAAGGAGCCTGGTACTTTGAGATATCCATGGATGAGATGCCTCCAGACACAGCTGCCAGACTGGGCTGGTCACAGCCCTTAG GGAACCTCCAGGCCCCTCTGGGATATGACAAATTCAGCTATTCCTGGCGCAGCAAAAAGGGAACAAAGTTTCACCAATCCATAGGGAAGCACTACTCAGCTGGCTATGGGCAGGGGGATGTGCTGGGCTTTTACATCAGTCTGCCAGAAGACACAGAGACTGCCAAATCCCTGCCTGACACCTACAAAGATAAG GCTCTGATCAAATTCAAAAGCTACTTGTACTTTGAAGAGAAGGACTTTGTggacaaagcagagaagagcCTGAAGCAAGCACCTGGAAGCCAG ataaTATTCTTCAAGAATGGTGCCAACCAAGGAGTTGCCTTTAAAGACATCTTTGAAGGAGTTTATTTCCCTGCAATTTCTTTGTACAAAGGCTGCACA GTTTCTATAAATTTTGGGCCATATTTCAAGTATCCACCCAGGGATATCACATACCATCCA ATGAGTGACATGGGCTGGGGAGCAGTCGTGGAGCACACCCTGGCAGATGTCCTGTACCACGTGGAGACAGAAGTTGATGGGAGGAGAAGCCCCCCCTGGGAGCCCTAA